CAACAAAGTTAGGGATATGCCCAAACGGTTCTCCGATGGCTGCTTGCGCTTGTTTAAGGCGTGACCAAATTTCCGCCCTTAAAGCATCTTTGTCAGCATGATAACCACTCCAAGCCGTTGAAACCGAGTTAACCATAGCTAGATAAAGAGATAAAAAATGGGCGATCGCTGTGGAGCCTTTCAAGTGTGGAATTCTCGCCACTTCTACGCTAATCCACCCTGTTGCTTCGTTTCAGGGAAATATAGACTAGGAAAGCATTGAATTTAACGATGCGCTTTTCATTTTTGTCCCTCTCCCGACAGTTGCTACCCCAGCTTACTTCAGGAACTGCCCCATGCCTACCAGAGAAGAAATTCTGCAAAACTTCAACCCTAACGATATTGGCCTCGACAACGGCAATCTCTTAGGTCTGCCCTTTGACTACGAATCTGCTCAAACCATTGTCTTTGGTGTTCCTTGGGAAGTTACCGTCTCCTATGGAGCAGGGACAGCCTCAGGCCCACAGCGAGTTCTAGAAGCTTCTCGCCAATTGGATATCTATGACTTTGACTATCCGGACGGCTGGAAGCAAGGTATCTTTATGGCTCCGATTCCAGAGCAAATTCAGCAGAAAAACGAAACACTGCGGCAAGAGGCGACTCGGATTATTGCTCATATGGAGCAAGGGAAACAGATTGAAGATGATCCAGAATTAGCTCAGCTCTTGCAAAGGGTAAATCAAGAATGTGAAGCCGTTAACCAATGGCTGTTTGAGCAAGCAAAAACAGCAATGGATCAAGGCAAGCAAGTAGCAGTGATTGGCGGCGATCACAGCGTTCCTCTGGGCTATATTCAGGCTTTAGGCAAGCGTTATCCAGATTTTGGCATTCTCCACATTGATGCTCATGCTGATCTGCGTCAGGCTTATGAAGGCTTTGAATATTCCCATGCCTCCATCATGTTCAATGCGCTGAAAGTCCCTCAAGTCTCAAAGTTGGTTCAGGTTAGCATCCGAGACTTTTGCCACGATGAGATTAATCTAATTCAGCAATCGGGTGGACGAATCTCAACTCACTACGATCCCATGCTGAAGCAGAAACTCTATGCAGGGGTGCCTTGGTTAGACCTGTGCAAACAGATGGTGGCTGAGCTACCACATCAGGTTTACATCAGCTTTGATGCCGACGGTCTAGATCCTAAACTCTGCCCCAACACTGGCACTCCCGTTCCTGGTGGCTTGGAATTAGAGCAAGCGTTTTGCCTGTTCCGAGAAGTGGTCAATAGTGGGCGGGAAATCATCGGCTTTGATGTTTGCGAAGTTGGCGATGATGAATGGGATGGTAATGTGGGCGCGAGGGCCGTTTACAAGTTGTGCAATTTGATGGCTCTATCACGCTCTGCGGCGGCTATCCCAGCCTTGACTTAATCGTTTTGGGGCGATCGCTGAGTTTCTGTTTGCCGAAGAGTAAACCAGCTTTGAGCCACAGCGAAGAATGGGAGTCTTTGCTGTGGCTTGCATCAGATGCGTCAAGACCAGCCATTACTGGTTCTTACTGACTACATCCAACAGATGCAGCGTTTTGTCATCGCGATCGCCTTGAAAAAACTTGTCCAGTAGTTGGTGAAATACTGATCCCTCAGGTGACACAGATGCAAACAGAGTGGCGCAGGATCTCAGCTTCATATCATCAGGAGAACCGAAAATCTGGTAGGCGGACTGTCCTTCCACCTTAAGAGCTGCCTCAGTGCAAGCGATGAGTCGTGGCCCTAGAATGGGGTGGCTGAGATATGCCTGAGCTTCTGCCAAGCTTTTAATTGAGTAATGTTTGGAGGTGGTGCTGAACCCCAAACCCTCAAACTGGGGGAAAATATACCACATCCAGTGCGATCGCTTCCGACCGCTCTTGATCTCAGCTAGTGCCCGCTCGTAATCATCTTTCTGAGCTTGCACAAAGCGATTCAGATCATAGGGATCATTCGCATTACCTGCTCCTTGTATCTTTGTCATATCATCCACTAGCTCCTAATAAAAAATCCTTATGAACTCAAAATTAAATCAACCTTATCAACCGTTTCTCTTTCGCTTGTTGCATGGTCTCACGGGTCTGTTTCTCGTCACCGCCATTCTGACCGCTTTCTGGACATACAACACCTATGATGGCCGCTGGGGAACTATTCCGCTCCCCTCCTACCGAGAGATTGAAGGAATACATGGGACCTTTGGGCTGTATACGTTATTGTTATTCCCGGCGTTTGTCATCTACTCCTTCCATCGAGGACAGCAGCGGTTGGTTCAGTCTGACTCATTCGCCAAGCTCACCCAGGTTGGTAAGCCGATTTGGTGGTATACCCTCAACCGTTTTGCCAATACATTCGCTCTGCTGGCATTAACGTTTGCTCTCTTCAGCGGCAAAATGATGGATG
This region of Trichocoleus desertorum NBK24 genomic DNA includes:
- a CDS encoding agmatinase family protein, with translation MPTREEILQNFNPNDIGLDNGNLLGLPFDYESAQTIVFGVPWEVTVSYGAGTASGPQRVLEASRQLDIYDFDYPDGWKQGIFMAPIPEQIQQKNETLRQEATRIIAHMEQGKQIEDDPELAQLLQRVNQECEAVNQWLFEQAKTAMDQGKQVAVIGGDHSVPLGYIQALGKRYPDFGILHIDAHADLRQAYEGFEYSHASIMFNALKVPQVSKLVQVSIRDFCHDEINLIQQSGGRISTHYDPMLKQKLYAGVPWLDLCKQMVAELPHQVYISFDADGLDPKLCPNTGTPVPGGLELEQAFCLFREVVNSGREIIGFDVCEVGDDEWDGNVGARAVYKLCNLMALSRSAAAIPALT
- a CDS encoding DUF1810 domain-containing protein, which produces MTKIQGAGNANDPYDLNRFVQAQKDDYERALAEIKSGRKRSHWMWYIFPQFEGLGFSTTSKHYSIKSLAEAQAYLSHPILGPRLIACTEAALKVEGQSAYQIFGSPDDMKLRSCATLFASVSPEGSVFHQLLDKFFQGDRDDKTLHLLDVVSKNQ
- a CDS encoding cytochrome b/b6 domain-containing protein — encoded protein: MNSKLNQPYQPFLFRLLHGLTGLFLVTAILTAFWTYNTYDGRWGTIPLPSYREIEGIHGTFGLYTLLLFPAFVIYSFHRGQQRLVQSDSFAKLTQVGKPIWWYTLNRFANTFALLALTFALFSGKMMDETWLPKGELNHTWYYAHLTAWVVMVVAIALHLLMTAKVGGVPLLLSMLQWQFREQDSPTLWSTHVSQWWLSVRQGSWSAWSLFSHSLGGLEMAIFLSLIAAWIIPLFK